In bacterium, one DNA window encodes the following:
- a CDS encoding GldG family protein encodes MTRGAAIKFITYFLILLALGLGERSLGPHGTRLTTLLALCAVLPLLLRGLWLIDWRMWRASLPGLAAIATAVCWYTTADAAQYFALGASLACLSIAVRRTVPRDVLADASPASTVIAFALFVAVRDHLDLWTQLITASIRTTFWFSNLWGQSLRLGPTYSGLWLLVACLLALVMIATGTRHRPWRLIAAFVLLPLLALAAIPLRGLVPTHYHGAPATAVLAWRLVQFILLLAPVALLTATRGRDEVLAAQAPPHAAPWRGIATVACAAAALGGLVLLSWSRPVPWHPGRVLIDTRGSFNMEPFRWGAYARDVAQGASLATLPHVLGAYGFATAASDTMIDAAALAETDVLVVMNPDTFYTEAEHAAVWEFVDRGGGLLVLGDHTNIMGVMEPFNALLQPVGIGLNFDSVIPRVDRWSWYGCMRFHPHPLTRGLRDEAEIKLSVGASLTLAAGAITLLSGRDAYADAGNWDNAQGAYLGNMAFDRSEIEGDLLLAAEAPYGRGKVIAFGDTSPFQRTTVSLSHELMARIFNYLGTPGGAVAGRQVRGAGAILLVVAGTLLLALGRRRPMAPAVFAILASIWLLALAGHATFALPPAPVGENVAWLDLSHGNRVDLHAGRDDGLGGLQNHLWRHGYVPLAMRAFDRDRLLASELFVTVAPAFPYSRHECAALRAFVENGGLLIVSAGYEERNGAADLLAEFGYAVGSTPLGSAHVAETLLTGQRVYMHESWPVLQPAGQGEIWVRCWGYPIVVFETFGAGGLLVIADSMFLSEKRLESPDEFVEENIDFLRAAIETARQRMGGEK; translated from the coding sequence GTGACGAGGGGGGCTGCCATCAAATTCATCACCTATTTCCTGATCCTGCTGGCGCTGGGACTCGGCGAACGTAGCCTAGGGCCCCACGGCACGCGACTGACCACGCTGCTGGCCCTCTGTGCTGTGCTTCCGCTCCTGTTGCGCGGTCTCTGGCTGATCGACTGGCGCATGTGGCGGGCCTCGCTCCCCGGTCTCGCCGCGATCGCGACTGCCGTCTGCTGGTACACGACCGCGGACGCCGCGCAGTACTTCGCCCTGGGGGCGTCGCTGGCCTGCCTGTCTATCGCGGTGCGGCGCACCGTCCCCCGGGACGTCCTGGCCGACGCCTCACCGGCATCTACGGTCATCGCCTTCGCCCTTTTCGTGGCCGTCCGGGACCATCTCGACCTCTGGACCCAGCTGATCACTGCCTCCATACGGACAACGTTCTGGTTCTCGAATCTATGGGGGCAGTCGTTGCGTCTGGGGCCGACCTATTCCGGCCTCTGGCTGTTGGTCGCCTGCCTGCTGGCGCTGGTGATGATCGCCACCGGAACGCGCCACCGGCCCTGGCGGCTGATCGCCGCCTTCGTGCTGCTGCCGCTGCTGGCCTTGGCCGCCATCCCCTTGCGCGGCCTGGTGCCGACCCACTATCACGGCGCGCCGGCGACCGCCGTCCTCGCCTGGCGCCTGGTCCAGTTCATCCTGCTGCTGGCGCCGGTAGCTCTGCTGACCGCGACCCGCGGCCGGGACGAAGTGTTGGCGGCACAAGCCCCGCCGCACGCCGCCCCTTGGCGCGGGATCGCCACGGTTGCGTGTGCGGCCGCGGCTCTGGGCGGTCTCGTGCTGTTGAGCTGGAGCCGGCCCGTTCCTTGGCATCCCGGGCGGGTCTTGATCGACACCCGCGGGTCGTTCAACATGGAACCCTTCCGCTGGGGCGCCTACGCCCGCGATGTAGCCCAGGGCGCTTCTCTGGCCACGCTGCCACATGTGCTGGGCGCGTACGGTTTCGCGACGGCGGCATCTGACACCATGATCGACGCTGCCGCGCTGGCCGAGACAGACGTCCTGGTGGTCATGAATCCCGACACCTTCTACACCGAAGCCGAGCACGCGGCCGTCTGGGAGTTCGTCGACCGCGGAGGCGGCCTGCTGGTCCTGGGTGATCACACCAATATCATGGGTGTGATGGAGCCCTTCAACGCCCTGCTGCAGCCGGTGGGCATCGGACTGAATTTCGATTCAGTCATTCCCAGGGTCGACCGCTGGTCTTGGTACGGCTGCATGCGTTTCCACCCCCATCCGCTGACACGGGGCCTGCGCGACGAGGCCGAGATCAAGCTCAGCGTGGGCGCCAGCCTGACGCTGGCAGCCGGGGCGATTACCTTGTTGAGCGGACGGGACGCCTACGCCGACGCCGGCAACTGGGACAACGCGCAGGGTGCCTACCTGGGCAACATGGCCTTCGACCGGTCCGAGATCGAGGGTGATCTGCTCCTGGCTGCCGAGGCGCCCTACGGCCGGGGAAAGGTGATCGCCTTCGGGGATACCTCGCCCTTCCAGCGCACCACCGTCAGCCTGTCGCACGAGCTGATGGCCAGGATCTTCAACTATCTCGGCACGCCCGGCGGCGCAGTGGCCGGGCGGCAGGTGCGCGGCGCCGGCGCGATACTGCTGGTCGTCGCCGGGACTCTGCTGCTGGCGCTCGGCAGGCGCCGCCCCATGGCGCCGGCGGTGTTCGCCATCCTGGCCTCGATCTGGCTGCTGGCGCTGGCAGGGCACGCGACATTCGCCCTGCCGCCGGCGCCGGTCGGCGAGAACGTGGCGTGGCTGGACCTGTCCCACGGCAATCGTGTGGACCTGCATGCCGGCCGGGATGACGGTCTCGGCGGTCTGCAGAACCATCTGTGGCGCCACGGCTACGTGCCGCTGGCGATGCGCGCGTTCGACCGCGACCGGCTGCTGGCCTCGGAGCTCTTCGTCACGGTGGCGCCGGCCTTCCCCTATTCTCGGCACGAGTGCGCCGCCCTGCGCGCCTTCGTCGAGAACGGGGGCCTGCTGATCGTGTCCGCCGGCTACGAGGAGCGCAACGGTGCCGCGGACCTGCTGGCTGAATTCGGCTATGCTGTCGGTTCCACGCCCCTGGGCTCGGCGCACGTCGCCGAGACGCTGCTCACGGGACAGCGTGTCTACATGCACGAATCCTGGCCGGTGCTCCAGCCGGCCGGCCAGGGCGAGATCTGGGTCCGGTGCTGGGGGTACCCCATCGTGGTCTTCGAGACGTTCGGGGCGGGCGGTCTGCTGGTGATCGCCGATTCGATGTTCCTCAGCGAGAAGAGGCTGGAGAGCCCCGACGAATTCGTCGAGGAGAATATCGATTTCCTCCGCGCGGCGATCGAGACCGCACGGCAGCGGATGGGAGGTGAAAAGTGA
- a CDS encoding GldG family protein, with amino-acid sequence MRRFWLALWLAVLAWDGFSPHIESAAAPPLAWAALIACGLLLISRRRGDQPLFTRWPSVVCALAACGAGCLLPWPERVGPLLVAGGLILGLVPVLNRLTRGNNWRIPSAAGGLLWLSAGVSHAYRVWEASYHDLDFMAGPLAAFYRLLGLPAAADPPLVHLQVVGNLQTIDCTLEKLVGHPLPVIVVAGLVAIFLLNGRRAGWRLPLLLLLLAAVYAFFRSAALGLALEQMNEAGIYYRRIWVFGSLLPLILLLTWVVPPLRHERGADLAPAGRVSVAATGRGWTDPLLAVLLGVGLAGALGFYDPGDPKPGRVMIDENHSNWEWSTVALNTESYGVQTVYNYSELVRYLRHFYAVDQNFAVLGDSLLAAVDVLILKTPTKPYADAEVDAVVRFVERGGGLWLVGDHTNVFGMSTNLNRVGRHFGMTYNYDAVIDLLTYGRQYYRHPRLFAHPSLRHLPPLLLATSSSMVGPLLSQPVMIGRTLLSDQLDYSVNAFFGDFRPSAGESFGAMLQSVAVPRGRGRVLGFSDSTIFSNFFMFIRGKPELALGSVAWLMSTNRFGWVRHALLAMAGIGALLLLVRLPRQHGAAPFVLQMILATLFFALTARALDRWTAAWSTLPRPHTPLPTVAFDRGKTDYDIPDIREVADESPASFHTFYVWTQRTGWIPTTGLFEDCLAAARATVLIRPSGHYHATELAELEDHVRQGGGLLVLDSPHSRHSAAQSILQAFGMGFSPAEMESVTVSPAAGGLETTELHHVRGVTGGRPVLVASDGTAVLAYTDFGRGRVVAMCAADNFTDAVMGTTSAVPTPEQLALYRIEYLIFEELLDTAGAWPARDGEPPAGGGG; translated from the coding sequence ATGCGCCGTTTCTGGCTCGCCCTCTGGCTGGCCGTTCTGGCTTGGGACGGTTTCTCCCCGCATATCGAATCCGCGGCGGCTCCCCCGCTGGCCTGGGCGGCCCTGATCGCCTGCGGCCTGCTGTTGATCTCGCGCCGGCGCGGCGACCAGCCCCTCTTCACCCGGTGGCCGTCCGTGGTGTGCGCGCTCGCCGCGTGCGGCGCCGGCTGCCTGCTGCCCTGGCCAGAAAGGGTGGGACCGCTGCTGGTCGCCGGTGGGCTGATACTCGGGCTGGTCCCCGTGCTGAACCGGTTGACCCGGGGCAACAACTGGCGGATACCGTCGGCCGCCGGCGGCCTGTTGTGGCTCAGCGCCGGCGTGTCACACGCTTACCGGGTATGGGAGGCGTCGTATCACGACCTGGACTTCATGGCCGGACCGCTGGCTGCGTTTTACCGTCTGTTAGGCCTGCCGGCGGCCGCTGATCCGCCGCTGGTGCATCTGCAGGTGGTCGGCAACCTGCAGACGATCGATTGCACCCTCGAGAAGCTGGTGGGCCATCCCCTGCCGGTGATCGTTGTGGCCGGCCTGGTCGCGATCTTCCTGCTGAACGGCCGGCGCGCCGGTTGGCGCCTGCCGTTGCTGCTGCTGTTGCTGGCGGCCGTCTACGCCTTCTTCAGGTCGGCGGCCCTGGGCCTGGCTCTCGAGCAGATGAACGAGGCCGGCATCTACTACCGGCGCATCTGGGTCTTTGGCAGCCTGCTGCCGCTGATCCTGTTGCTGACGTGGGTTGTGCCGCCGCTGCGGCATGAACGGGGCGCCGACCTTGCACCGGCAGGGCGCGTGTCGGTCGCCGCCACCGGACGCGGATGGACGGATCCGCTGCTGGCGGTCCTGCTGGGTGTCGGCCTGGCCGGTGCCCTCGGCTTCTACGATCCTGGCGATCCCAAGCCCGGCCGTGTGATGATCGACGAGAACCATTCCAACTGGGAGTGGTCGACCGTCGCGTTGAACACCGAGAGCTACGGCGTGCAGACCGTCTACAACTACTCCGAACTGGTGCGCTACCTGCGCCACTTTTACGCGGTGGACCAGAACTTCGCGGTGCTCGGCGACAGCCTGCTCGCGGCTGTGGACGTGTTGATTCTCAAGACGCCGACCAAACCCTATGCGGACGCGGAAGTGGACGCCGTCGTGCGCTTCGTCGAGCGGGGCGGCGGCCTCTGGCTGGTGGGCGATCACACCAACGTCTTCGGCATGAGCACGAACCTGAACAGGGTGGGCCGGCATTTCGGCATGACCTACAACTACGACGCGGTCATAGACCTGCTGACCTACGGTCGGCAGTACTACCGGCACCCGCGTCTGTTCGCCCACCCCTCGCTGCGCCACCTGCCGCCACTCTTGCTGGCCACTTCCTCCAGCATGGTCGGCCCGCTGCTCAGCCAGCCGGTCATGATCGGCCGTACCCTGCTCTCGGACCAGCTTGACTACTCCGTCAACGCGTTCTTCGGGGATTTCCGGCCGAGCGCCGGCGAATCCTTCGGCGCGATGCTGCAATCCGTGGCCGTGCCCCGCGGCCGCGGTCGCGTGCTGGGCTTCAGCGACAGCACCATCTTCTCGAACTTCTTCATGTTCATCCGCGGCAAGCCGGAGCTGGCCCTGGGCAGCGTGGCCTGGCTGATGTCGACCAACCGGTTCGGCTGGGTGCGTCACGCCCTGCTGGCGATGGCGGGGATCGGCGCGCTGCTGCTTCTGGTGCGGTTGCCGCGACAGCACGGCGCGGCGCCCTTCGTCCTGCAGATGATCCTGGCCACTCTCTTCTTTGCCCTGACCGCGCGGGCGCTCGATCGCTGGACCGCGGCATGGTCCACGCTGCCGCGGCCGCACACTCCCCTGCCCACGGTGGCCTTCGACCGCGGCAAGACCGACTACGACATCCCGGACATCCGGGAGGTCGCCGATGAATCGCCCGCCAGCTTCCACACCTTCTACGTGTGGACCCAGCGTACGGGCTGGATCCCGACCACCGGGCTCTTCGAGGACTGCCTGGCCGCTGCGCGGGCGACCGTGCTGATCAGGCCCAGCGGCCACTACCATGCCACCGAACTGGCGGAACTGGAGGACCACGTGAGGCAGGGTGGCGGTCTGCTGGTGCTGGACTCGCCGCACAGCCGCCACTCGGCGGCGCAGTCGATCCTGCAGGCGTTCGGCATGGGCTTCAGCCCCGCGGAGATGGAGAGCGTCACGGTCAGCCCCGCCGCCGGCGGCCTCGAGACGACCGAACTGCACCACGTGCGCGGCGTGACCGGCGGCCGGCCGGTCCTGGTCGCGTCCGACGGCACCGCCGTGCTCGCGTACACGGACTTCGGCCGCGGCAGGGTAGTGGCGATGTGCGCCGCGGACAACTTCACCGACGCGGTGATGGGTACCACCTCGGCCGTCCCCACGCCGGAGCAGCTGGCGCTCTATCGGATCGAGTACCTTATCTTCGAGGAACTGCTGGATACCGCTGGGGCCTGGCCCGCCCGCGACGGGGAACCGCCGGCAGGAGGTGGCGGCTAG
- a CDS encoding right-handed parallel beta-helix repeat-containing protein, which translates to MPRRAAILMFLAVGLACGLTGGPAAAARIDTFPSPADSVQGLAARLQSAAPGDTLLLNPGTYRGSFTLRSGVSLIGIAGPDSTIIDAAGDRYCLFGRGIDSTTTIAGLTLQNGRRPHANSGGGGIYLHRSSPLIINNVFRDHLGYLGPGVYTNYDCRPVIAFNVFRDNEGYLGGAISAYQDCAPLVYNNLIFDNSAVSGGGILALNSCPVIYANTIVGNAASSGGGGIYCDSSPALIVENVLAYNRGESAVFQLDDDAPATFRGNQVWENEGGAAGGVCSDYVGTDGNIRRRPRFLDREGQHLLPEEEAQAGARLWRGDPLPEVPDSVLVLWRDWLRSHDAD; encoded by the coding sequence ATGCCGCGCCGCGCCGCGATCCTGATGTTTCTCGCCGTGGGCCTCGCCTGCGGACTGACAGGCGGTCCCGCCGCCGCCGCCCGGATCGACACGTTCCCGTCTCCGGCCGATTCCGTCCAGGGTCTGGCCGCACGGCTGCAGTCCGCCGCACCGGGAGATACCCTGCTGCTGAACCCGGGCACCTACCGGGGCAGCTTCACCCTGCGTTCAGGCGTCTCGCTGATCGGTATCGCGGGGCCCGATTCGACGATCATCGACGCCGCCGGCGATCGCTATTGCCTCTTCGGCCGCGGCATCGATTCCACGACCACGATCGCCGGCCTCACCCTCCAGAACGGCCGCCGGCCCCATGCCAACTCGGGCGGCGGCGGCATCTACCTGCACCGCAGCAGCCCGCTGATCATCAACAACGTCTTCCGCGACCACCTGGGCTACCTGGGTCCGGGCGTCTACACGAACTACGATTGCCGCCCGGTGATCGCCTTCAACGTCTTCCGCGACAACGAAGGCTATCTGGGGGGGGCGATCTCCGCCTACCAGGACTGTGCGCCGCTGGTCTACAACAACCTGATCTTCGACAACAGCGCCGTCAGCGGCGGCGGGATCCTGGCCCTCAACTCCTGCCCGGTCATCTACGCCAACACGATCGTCGGCAACGCCGCCAGCAGCGGGGGCGGCGGCATCTACTGCGATTCCTCGCCGGCCCTGATCGTGGAGAACGTCCTGGCCTACAACCGCGGCGAGAGCGCCGTCTTCCAGCTGGACGACGACGCGCCCGCCACCTTCCGCGGCAACCAGGTCTGGGAGAACGAGGGCGGGGCCGCCGGCGGCGTCTGCTCCGATTACGTGGGGACCGACGGCAACATCCGCCGCCGGCCGCGGTTCCTAGATCGCGAGGGGCAGCATCTGCTTCCGGAAGAGGAAGCGCAGGCGGGGGCGCGCCTCTGGCGCGGGGATCCCCTGCCGGAGGTGCCGGACAGCGTACTCGTCCTGTGGCGGGATTGGCTGCGGAGCCACGACGCAGACTAG